The Salinibaculum sp. SYNS191 genome has a window encoding:
- a CDS encoding 30S ribosomal protein S19e, with amino-acid sequence MTTLYDAPAEDLIEAVAEKLADESAIEEPEWLQFTTTGVDRELPPEQEDFWVRRAASLLRKVAIDGPVGVGSLRTEYGDAKQGSNRYRVRPRRQSEGSGNIIRTALQQLEEAGYVDTAEGEGRVITGEGQSLLDDTATEVLEDLDDPALERYA; translated from the coding sequence ATGACGACACTCTACGACGCGCCCGCCGAGGACCTCATCGAGGCGGTCGCCGAGAAGCTCGCCGACGAATCGGCCATCGAAGAACCCGAGTGGCTCCAGTTCACCACGACCGGCGTCGACCGCGAACTCCCGCCCGAGCAGGAGGACTTCTGGGTCCGCCGCGCCGCCTCCCTGCTGCGAAAGGTCGCCATCGACGGCCCCGTCGGCGTCGGCAGCCTCCGCACCGAGTACGGCGACGCCAAGCAGGGCTCGAACCGCTACCGCGTCCGCCCGCGCCGCCAGTCCGAAGGGTCGGGCAACATCATCCGCACCGCGCTCCAGCAACTCGAAGAGGCCGGCTACGTCGACACGGCCGAGGGCGAGGGCCGCGTCATCACCGGCGAGGGCCAGAGCCTCCTCGACGACACCGCCACCGAAGTGCTCGAAGACCTCGACGACCCGGCGCTCGAGCGCTACGCCTAG
- the thiL gene encoding thiamine-phosphate kinase, giving the protein MDERAALGRLDETLPAAGDDAAVVDGLVLTTDMLHESTDFPDGTTRYTAGWRAVGASLSDVAAMGAEAVAAVAVYGAPEFDWDEIAAFVDGAADVCELVDGAYVGGDLDGHGEFTVATTVLGRTDAPVLRSGASPGEAVCVTGALGRTGAALRHFQTGDTERGNDLFRFEPRVAAGQVLADHATAMMDSSDGLARSLHQLADASDCGFAVETPLPIDDAVDAVAADEAEQRELGVFLGEDFELVCTLPETALEPVRERLDVPLTHIGTVTESGVTLDGDALPDRGYTHG; this is encoded by the coding sequence ATGGACGAACGCGCCGCGCTCGGCCGCCTCGACGAGACGCTCCCGGCCGCCGGCGACGACGCGGCCGTCGTCGACGGGCTGGTGTTGACGACGGACATGTTACACGAGTCGACGGACTTCCCCGACGGGACGACCCGCTACACGGCGGGCTGGCGGGCGGTCGGGGCGTCGCTGTCCGACGTGGCCGCGATGGGTGCCGAGGCGGTCGCCGCCGTCGCCGTCTACGGCGCGCCGGAGTTCGACTGGGACGAAATCGCCGCCTTCGTCGACGGCGCAGCCGACGTCTGCGAACTGGTCGACGGGGCCTACGTGGGTGGCGACCTCGACGGCCACGGGGAGTTCACCGTCGCGACGACGGTTCTCGGGCGGACGGACGCGCCGGTCCTGCGCTCGGGTGCCAGCCCCGGCGAGGCGGTCTGCGTGACCGGGGCGCTAGGCCGGACCGGTGCTGCCCTCCGACACTTCCAGACGGGCGACACCGAGCGGGGCAACGACCTCTTCCGGTTCGAGCCCCGCGTCGCGGCGGGCCAGGTGCTGGCCGACCACGCCACCGCGATGATGGATTCGAGCGACGGGCTGGCCCGGTCGCTGCACCAGCTCGCCGACGCGAGCGATTGCGGTTTCGCCGTCGAGACGCCGCTGCCAATCGACGACGCTGTCGACGCGGTGGCCGCAGACGAGGCCGAACAGCGGGAACTCGGCGTCTTCCTCGGCGAGGACTTCGAACTCGTCTGTACGCTCCCGGAGACGGCGCTCGAACCGGTCCGCGAGCGTCTCGACGTCCCGCTGACGCACATCGGGACGGTCACGGAGTCGGGCGTGACGCTGGACGGCGACGCGCTGCCGGACCGTGGCTACACCCACGGCTGA
- a CDS encoding site-2 protease family protein has translation MRASDESAPSPADLAPVFDVYDVSTAGDRLLYVGRPAADARTLERELVALFREYGYRIEIRDDHPDRDRQVPPDSYVLVAQPRGISGFPWRNAVLFVLTVLSTLFAGAFYWYQLPVFSDPLSALEAWPFSAAIIGVLGVHELGHYVMTRYHDVDASLPYFIPLPLYIGSMGAVIRMRERIPTRRALLDIGASGPLAGLAATVVVTVVGLQLEPLAVQEAAATASESATRIQFNNPPLLTIIAELTGTAGKLERGLVHPVVFGGWVGMLVTVLNLLPVGQLDGGHIVRAIVGPRQETIAAAVPGALFALAGYLAFVRGGFDSVGIWAMWGLFATGLAYAGPASPMRDEPLDRERVAVGVLTLVLGALCFTPIPVEIVTP, from the coding sequence ATGCGCGCGAGCGACGAGTCCGCACCCTCCCCGGCGGACCTCGCCCCCGTTTTCGACGTCTACGACGTCAGCACCGCGGGTGACCGTCTGCTGTACGTCGGCCGTCCCGCCGCCGACGCGCGGACGCTGGAGCGCGAACTCGTCGCCCTCTTCCGGGAGTACGGCTACCGCATCGAGATTCGGGACGACCACCCGGACCGCGACCGGCAGGTGCCGCCGGACAGCTACGTCCTCGTCGCACAGCCCCGGGGCATCAGCGGGTTCCCCTGGCGCAACGCAGTCCTCTTCGTGCTGACGGTGTTGTCGACGCTGTTCGCGGGGGCCTTCTACTGGTACCAGCTCCCGGTCTTCTCGGACCCGCTATCTGCCCTGGAGGCGTGGCCGTTTTCGGCGGCAATCATCGGCGTGCTCGGCGTCCACGAACTCGGCCACTACGTGATGACGCGGTACCACGACGTGGACGCCTCCCTGCCCTACTTCATCCCGCTCCCGCTGTACATCGGGTCGATGGGCGCGGTCATCCGGATGCGCGAGCGCATCCCCACGCGACGGGCGCTGCTGGACATCGGCGCGTCGGGACCGCTGGCAGGCCTCGCTGCGACTGTCGTCGTGACCGTCGTCGGACTGCAACTGGAGCCGCTCGCGGTCCAGGAAGCCGCCGCGACCGCCAGCGAGAGCGCCACCCGCATCCAGTTCAACAACCCGCCGCTTCTGACCATCATCGCGGAGCTGACCGGGACGGCAGGGAAACTGGAGCGAGGGCTCGTCCACCCCGTCGTCTTCGGTGGGTGGGTCGGGATGCTGGTGACGGTGCTGAACCTCCTGCCGGTCGGCCAGCTCGACGGCGGCCACATCGTCCGCGCCATCGTCGGCCCCCGCCAGGAGACCATCGCTGCGGCCGTTCCAGGGGCGCTGTTCGCGCTCGCCGGCTACCTCGCCTTCGTCCGCGGCGGGTTCGACTCCGTCGGCATCTGGGCGATGTGGGGCCTGTTCGCGACGGGGCTGGCCTACGCCGGCCCCGCCTCGCCGATGCGCGACGAACCGCTCGACCGGGAGCGCGTCGCGGTCGGCGTCCTGACGCTGGTGCTCGGCGCGCTCTGTTTCACCCCGATTCCAGTCGAAATCGTCACCCCGTAA
- the hisS gene encoding histidine--tRNA ligase — MYDRIKGFRDFYPAEMQSRRQVMDTVEGAAKNYGFREIGTPALEAVEMYADKSGDEIVEELYAFEDQGGREVALTPELTPTVARMFVAKQQELSKPVKWVSTRPFWRYEEPQQGRFREFYQTNVDIFGSSDPTADAEVLAVAADALTDLGLTAEDFDFRVSHRDILGGLLESFDADVDTRAAIRAVDKRAKVEDDEYARLLEEAGLTHAQAMEFDGLLDTPEDSLDELVAFAGTDRVEAAVENLQNVLAAANDFGVREYCTLSLTTARGLDYYTGVVFECFDSTGEVSRSVFGGGRYDDLIEGFGGQPTPAVGFAPGYATLSLLCQRAGVWPAEELSTDYYVLQVGDTRDVAARVARDLRARGHVVESDVSGRSFGAQLDYADSINAETVVIVGEQDLANGEVTVKDMDSGDQTTAPVDAFPGDHDRPTFEDFAE; from the coding sequence ATGTACGACCGCATCAAGGGTTTTCGCGACTTCTACCCCGCCGAGATGCAGTCCCGCCGACAGGTGATGGACACCGTCGAGGGGGCTGCGAAGAATTACGGGTTCCGGGAGATCGGGACGCCGGCGCTGGAGGCCGTCGAGATGTACGCCGACAAGAGCGGCGACGAGATCGTCGAGGAACTCTACGCCTTCGAGGACCAGGGCGGCCGCGAGGTGGCGCTGACGCCGGAACTCACCCCGACCGTCGCGCGAATGTTCGTCGCCAAGCAACAGGAACTCTCCAAGCCCGTCAAGTGGGTCTCGACGCGCCCGTTCTGGCGCTACGAGGAACCACAGCAGGGCCGCTTCCGGGAGTTCTACCAGACCAATGTCGACATCTTCGGGTCGTCCGACCCCACCGCCGACGCCGAGGTTCTGGCCGTCGCCGCCGACGCCCTGACCGACCTCGGCCTGACCGCCGAGGACTTCGACTTCCGTGTCTCCCACCGCGACATCCTCGGCGGCCTGCTCGAATCGTTCGACGCCGACGTGGACACACGCGCGGCGATTCGCGCCGTCGACAAGCGCGCCAAGGTCGAGGACGACGAGTACGCCCGCCTGCTGGAGGAGGCCGGCCTCACGCACGCCCAGGCGATGGAGTTCGACGGGCTGCTCGACACGCCCGAGGACAGCCTCGACGAACTCGTCGCGTTCGCGGGCACCGACCGCGTCGAAGCGGCCGTCGAGAACCTCCAGAACGTCCTCGCCGCGGCCAACGATTTCGGCGTCCGGGAGTACTGCACGCTCTCGCTGACGACCGCCCGTGGACTCGACTACTACACCGGCGTCGTCTTCGAGTGCTTCGACTCCACCGGCGAGGTCTCCCGGTCTGTCTTCGGCGGCGGGCGCTACGACGACCTCATCGAGGGCTTCGGTGGCCAGCCAACGCCAGCCGTCGGGTTCGCACCGGGCTACGCCACGCTGTCGCTACTCTGCCAGCGCGCCGGCGTCTGGCCCGCCGAGGAACTGTCGACGGACTACTACGTCCTCCAGGTCGGAGACACCCGCGACGTCGCCGCCCGCGTCGCACGTGACCTGCGCGCCCGCGGCCACGTCGTCGAGTCCGACGTCTCGGGCCGGAGTTTCGGCGCGCAACTGGACTACGCGGACTCCATCAACGCGGAGACGGTCGTCATCGTCGGCGAGCAGGACCTCGCGAACGGCGAGGTGACGGTCAAGGACATGGACAGCGGCGACCAGACGACCGCGCCCGTCGACGCCTTCCCCGGCGACCACGACCGACCGACCTTCGAGGACTTCGCCGAGTAG
- a CDS encoding DUF7123 family protein, with product MSATKQPSTDGRSKEQRLKSYLAEKAADGEMYFKSKFIADEVGLSPKEIGALMVKLRESAAELEIEKWSYTSATTWRVEPA from the coding sequence ATGAGCGCAACAAAACAGCCCTCCACGGACGGCCGCTCGAAAGAACAGCGCCTGAAGTCCTACCTGGCGGAGAAAGCCGCCGACGGCGAGATGTACTTCAAGAGCAAGTTCATCGCGGACGAGGTCGGTCTCTCCCCGAAGGAAATCGGTGCGCTGATGGTGAAACTCCGGGAGTCCGCAGCCGAACTCGAAATCGAGAAGTGGTCGTACACGAGCGCCACCACGTGGCGCGTCGAACCTGCCTGA
- the pyrH gene encoding UMP kinase → MKVVVSVGGSVLVPDLDADRVAAYADVLERLDDAGHDLAVVVGGGPAARDYIGAGRELGANEIELDQLGIAVTRLNARLLIAALDDRAAPVPPEDHETAREALRRGDIPVMGGTEAGHTTDAVGTALAEYTDADVLVYATSVPGVYDADPNEDPDATKYDEMSAADLVSLVSELEMDAGSNAPVDLLAAKLLDRAGLRAAVVDGTDPETVAAAVAGDHDGTDILPET, encoded by the coding sequence ATGAAGGTAGTCGTCTCTGTCGGCGGGAGCGTGCTGGTCCCGGACCTCGACGCGGACCGGGTCGCCGCCTACGCCGACGTCCTCGAACGGCTCGACGACGCGGGGCACGACCTGGCCGTGGTCGTCGGTGGCGGGCCAGCGGCGCGTGACTACATCGGCGCCGGGCGCGAACTGGGGGCCAACGAGATAGAGCTCGACCAGCTCGGCATCGCCGTCACGCGATTGAACGCCCGTCTGCTCATCGCAGCCCTGGACGACCGGGCCGCGCCGGTTCCGCCGGAGGACCACGAGACCGCCCGCGAGGCGCTGCGCCGCGGCGACATCCCGGTCATGGGCGGCACGGAGGCCGGCCACACGACCGACGCCGTCGGGACCGCACTCGCCGAGTACACCGACGCGGACGTGCTCGTCTACGCGACCAGCGTCCCCGGCGTCTACGACGCAGACCCCAACGAGGACCCCGACGCGACGAAGTACGACGAGATGAGCGCCGCGGACCTCGTCTCGCTGGTCAGCGAACTGGAGATGGACGCGGGGAGCAACGCGCCCGTCGACCTGCTGGCGGCGAAACTGCTCGACCGCGCCGGTCTGCGCGCCGCCGTCGTCGACGGTACCGACCCCGAGACAGTCGCCGCGGCCGTCGCGGGCGACCACGACGGCACCGACATCCTCCCCGAGACATGA
- a CDS encoding winged helix-turn-helix domain-containing protein, which yields MTEEFVQQASPDEVFAALSNDTRVGILQALQAADSHEAAFSTLREAVGVEDPGQFNYHLGELTGRFVRKTETGYRLTQAGKQMAGALASGAYTVEGRFDPLTLDAPCQACGGTQTLAYEDEAVRIECESCPATTAFAVPPAVFAECDREEIPAIASRYLRATMDLQYNGFCSYCNSRVQQTVAALSALELPDRVPDGALDDVVEDPASTPWVQFDCQRCGATASANLAGVLLSHPAVAGFYYRHGIDVSEHPVWSFPPIDSLELDVPSRDPLRASVTYREGDDACRIVVDERLQVVETDC from the coding sequence ATGACCGAGGAGTTCGTCCAGCAGGCGAGTCCGGACGAGGTGTTCGCCGCGCTCTCGAACGACACGCGCGTCGGGATTCTCCAGGCGCTGCAGGCGGCGGACAGCCACGAAGCCGCGTTCTCGACGCTGCGCGAGGCTGTCGGCGTCGAGGATCCGGGACAGTTCAACTACCACCTCGGCGAACTCACGGGACGGTTCGTCAGGAAGACCGAGACGGGTTACCGTCTCACACAGGCGGGCAAGCAGATGGCGGGTGCGCTTGCCTCGGGCGCGTACACGGTGGAGGGACGATTCGACCCGCTCACGCTCGACGCCCCCTGCCAGGCCTGTGGCGGGACGCAGACGCTGGCATACGAGGACGAGGCGGTGCGCATCGAGTGCGAATCCTGTCCGGCGACGACTGCGTTCGCGGTGCCGCCGGCGGTGTTCGCGGAGTGCGACCGCGAGGAGATTCCGGCCATCGCCAGCCGGTACCTGCGCGCGACGATGGATCTACAGTACAACGGCTTCTGTTCGTACTGCAACAGTCGCGTCCAGCAGACGGTCGCCGCGCTGTCGGCGCTGGAGTTACCCGACCGCGTCCCGGACGGCGCCCTCGACGACGTCGTCGAGGATCCGGCGTCGACGCCGTGGGTGCAGTTCGACTGCCAGCGGTGTGGCGCGACGGCCAGTGCGAACCTCGCAGGTGTCCTGCTGTCCCACCCCGCTGTCGCCGGGTTCTACTACCGGCACGGTATCGACGTCTCGGAGCACCCCGTCTGGTCGTTTCCGCCGATCGACTCGCTCGAACTGGATGTCCCGTCGCGCGACCCGCTCCGTGCCAGCGTCACGTATCGGGAGGGCGATGACGCGTGCCGGATAGTAGTGGACGAGCGCCTGCAGGTCGTCGAAACTGACTGTTGA
- a CDS encoding S9 family peptidase, with protein MPDSLTAKERIAELAGLPTLAYPTVSPSGDAVAFYYDETGRNELYVLDLESGEMAQWSEGEVPRDAGSPLHWSADGERVLFHRDEDGDEQYDVFAIDGSGTVDALVQSEGRNVVHDVAPGGEFLVFESTRDGQVDLYRRDTASGEVTRLTDADQPVWWSTVSPTADRIAYVSNAVGDLDVYVTAADGTEQRPLSISADGAEAVAADWHPDGDRLLVGDNSDGLGRVGVCDLATGETTWLGDGTAEETPVQFTPDGERVLATRDRDATTVPLVYDLATGESREFDLPDGVGLFGTHPRLPRRLANDAVVDESRVIVTHTTPTTRRELLVYDHATHTAETLVAAEHGPFDTQDFVDAEYVTFASDGVPETRQAAVEHDPAQEFEVGALLYDSGERPSPLVVKPHGGPRGRDTKRFSDYTQVLTACGYSVLEVNYRGSIGRGREFVEALYDGYGGAEQGDIATGVEYVLDEYDWLDDDRVAVFGGSYGGYSAYWQLVQYPDLYAAGIAWNGLTDLVDLYEHTMPGLRAATETYLGTPAENPDLYEERSPVTHADNLAAPLLMLHGVNDRRVPISQARRFREAVDDEADVEYHELGAEGHSTTDQEQTLRAFQLLEDFLGRRLGAGETEQRPVDGV; from the coding sequence ATGCCCGACTCACTGACAGCGAAAGAGCGGATCGCCGAACTGGCGGGGCTTCCGACACTGGCCTATCCGACCGTCTCCCCGAGTGGCGACGCCGTCGCCTTCTACTACGACGAGACGGGACGCAACGAACTGTACGTTCTCGATCTCGAATCCGGTGAAATGGCCCAGTGGAGCGAGGGAGAGGTACCGCGGGACGCAGGGTCGCCGCTGCACTGGAGCGCCGACGGCGAGCGGGTGCTGTTCCACCGTGACGAGGACGGCGACGAGCAGTACGACGTCTTCGCGATCGACGGCAGCGGAACCGTCGATGCACTCGTCCAGTCCGAGGGCCGAAACGTCGTCCACGACGTCGCGCCCGGCGGCGAGTTTCTCGTCTTCGAGTCGACCCGCGACGGACAGGTCGATCTCTATCGGCGCGACACGGCGAGTGGCGAGGTGACGCGGCTCACCGACGCCGACCAGCCGGTGTGGTGGTCGACGGTCTCGCCGACGGCCGACCGGATCGCGTACGTGAGCAACGCCGTCGGCGACCTCGACGTGTACGTGACCGCTGCCGACGGCACCGAGCAGCGCCCCCTCTCGATCAGCGCGGACGGCGCGGAGGCCGTCGCGGCGGATTGGCACCCCGACGGCGACCGGTTGCTCGTCGGAGACAACAGCGACGGCCTTGGACGCGTCGGCGTCTGCGACCTCGCGACCGGCGAGACGACCTGGCTGGGCGACGGCACGGCCGAGGAGACACCGGTGCAGTTCACGCCGGACGGCGAGCGCGTCCTCGCGACCCGCGACCGCGACGCGACGACCGTCCCGCTGGTCTACGACCTCGCGACGGGCGAGAGCCGGGAGTTCGACCTCCCCGACGGCGTCGGGCTGTTCGGCACCCATCCGCGGCTGCCGCGGCGGCTGGCGAACGACGCCGTCGTCGACGAGAGCCGGGTGATCGTCACACACACGACGCCGACCACGCGCCGGGAACTGCTGGTCTACGACCACGCGACTCACACCGCCGAGACGCTCGTCGCGGCCGAACACGGCCCGTTCGACACCCAGGACTTCGTCGACGCGGAGTACGTCACCTTCGCATCCGATGGCGTGCCCGAGACGCGCCAGGCCGCGGTCGAGCACGACCCGGCCCAGGAGTTCGAGGTCGGTGCCCTGCTCTATGACTCCGGCGAGCGCCCGTCGCCGCTGGTCGTCAAGCCCCACGGCGGCCCGCGCGGGCGGGACACGAAACGGTTCAGCGACTACACGCAGGTGCTGACCGCGTGTGGCTACTCGGTGCTGGAGGTGAACTATCGCGGGTCGATCGGCCGCGGACGGGAGTTCGTCGAGGCGCTCTACGACGGCTACGGCGGGGCCGAGCAGGGCGACATCGCGACTGGCGTCGAGTACGTCCTCGACGAGTACGACTGGCTGGACGACGACCGTGTCGCCGTCTTCGGCGGCTCCTACGGCGGGTACTCGGCGTACTGGCAACTGGTGCAGTATCCCGACCTGTACGCCGCCGGCATCGCGTGGAACGGGCTGACCGACCTCGTCGACCTCTACGAGCACACGATGCCGGGGCTCCGGGCCGCGACCGAGACCTACCTCGGCACGCCGGCGGAGAATCCGGATCTGTACGAAGAGCGCTCGCCGGTCACTCACGCCGACAATCTGGCCGCGCCGTTGCTGATGCTCCACGGGGTCAACGACCGCCGGGTACCCATCTCACAGGCACGACGCTTCCGCGAGGCAGTCGACGACGAGGCGGACGTGGAGTACCACGAACTCGGCGCCGAGGGTCACAGCACCACCGACCAGGAGCAGACGCTGCGCGCCTTCCAGTTGCTCGAGGACTTCCTCGGGCGGCGACTCGGCGCTGGCGAGACCGAGCAGCGGCCGGTCGATGGCGTCTGA
- a CDS encoding DUF7411 family protein, with product MEVGLLYSGGKDSTLAALLLDRVADVTLLCGTFGVTDDYEHARDAASAVDFPSARLDLDSDVATAAVEQMLADGYPRNGIQQVHEHALERAAALDFDAIADGTRRDDRVPTVDRPLAQSVEDRFDVAHLAPLSGIGRGAIDALAAEHLEVETGPSAAIPKGDYETELRALIRDEHGQERVDDIFPAHDQSRVVGLRE from the coding sequence ATGGAGGTCGGGCTCCTGTACAGCGGCGGCAAGGACTCGACGCTGGCGGCGCTCCTTCTCGACCGCGTGGCCGACGTGACGCTACTCTGTGGTACGTTCGGCGTCACCGACGACTACGAACACGCCCGCGACGCCGCCAGCGCAGTCGACTTCCCGTCCGCGCGTCTCGACCTCGACAGCGACGTCGCAACGGCGGCCGTCGAACAGATGCTCGCGGACGGCTACCCCCGCAACGGCATCCAGCAGGTCCACGAACACGCACTCGAACGGGCCGCAGCGCTGGATTTCGACGCCATCGCCGACGGCACCCGCCGCGACGACCGCGTGCCGACCGTCGACCGGCCGCTCGCCCAGAGCGTCGAGGACCGCTTCGACGTGGCCCACCTCGCGCCGCTATCTGGCATCGGCCGCGGAGCCATCGACGCGCTGGCCGCCGAGCACCTGGAAGTCGAGACCGGTCCCAGCGCGGCGATACCGAAGGGCGACTACGAGACGGAACTGCGCGCGCTCATCCGCGACGAACACGGCCAGGAGCGCGTCGACGACATCTTCCCCGCACACGACCAGTCCCGCGTCGTTGGGTTGCGCGAGTGA
- a CDS encoding DNA-binding protein, producing MSGEPSDEELEKLREKKREQLKEQAGQQDEEAMEAQRQQAEAQKKAILRQHLTDGARKRLNTVKMSKPEHGDKIEQQIVALAQSGRIQGKIDEDKMKELLQELTPDSKSFDIRRR from the coding sequence ATGAGTGGTGAACCCAGTGACGAGGAGCTCGAGAAGCTCCGGGAGAAGAAACGAGAGCAGCTGAAAGAACAGGCCGGACAGCAGGACGAGGAGGCCATGGAGGCCCAGCGCCAGCAGGCCGAGGCCCAGAAGAAGGCCATCCTCCGCCAGCACCTCACCGACGGGGCGCGCAAACGCCTCAACACCGTCAAGATGTCCAAGCCCGAACACGGCGACAAGATAGAGCAGCAAATCGTCGCGCTGGCCCAGAGCGGCCGCATCCAGGGGAAGATAGACGAAGACAAGATGAAGGAACTCCTGCAGGAGCTGACGCCGGACTCCAAGAGCTTCGACATCCGCCGCCGGTGA
- a CDS encoding lysylphosphatidylglycerol synthase transmembrane domain-containing protein, which translates to MDGDRLTTLVGFLAALVVLAIIVWFIGVDDVLDALSRADTSVLVLIVGVATVWLSAWGMALWTVLGAMGTPVSAPRAIFVFSAAVFSNNVTPFGQAGGEPVSALLISSVADSEYENGLAAIASVDTLHFVPSIGFAVIGFVLVIAGAAELTRNVAVAAGGVVLLVVLILTAAILGWRHRDRVEATVAHVVTPVVRLVARVIPGRSPPDESAVEHRIDGFFDSVGRVANDQGTIARAMGFSALGWLALSTSLWLSLYSLGYTTPFAAAMFVVPVGSIAGATPLPGGLGGLEAAFIALLVPTAGVSASVATAAVLIHRGATYWLPTLFGGGAAAVIGADSRRR; encoded by the coding sequence ATGGACGGCGACCGCCTCACGACCCTCGTCGGCTTTCTCGCCGCGCTGGTCGTGCTGGCAATCATCGTCTGGTTCATCGGCGTCGACGACGTGCTGGACGCGCTCTCGCGCGCAGATACGTCCGTCCTCGTCCTCATCGTCGGCGTCGCCACGGTCTGGCTCTCGGCGTGGGGTATGGCGCTGTGGACGGTGCTGGGAGCGATGGGAACGCCCGTCTCCGCGCCCCGGGCCATCTTCGTGTTCTCCGCCGCCGTGTTCTCGAACAACGTCACCCCCTTCGGGCAGGCGGGCGGCGAGCCGGTGAGTGCGCTGCTCATCTCCTCGGTCGCCGACAGCGAGTACGAGAACGGGCTCGCCGCCATCGCCAGCGTCGACACGCTGCATTTCGTCCCCTCCATCGGCTTCGCAGTCATCGGGTTCGTCCTCGTCATCGCCGGGGCAGCGGAGTTGACCCGCAACGTCGCTGTCGCGGCTGGCGGCGTCGTCCTCCTCGTCGTACTCATCCTGACGGCCGCGATACTCGGCTGGCGACACCGCGACCGGGTCGAGGCGACTGTCGCCCACGTCGTCACGCCGGTGGTCCGCCTCGTCGCCCGGGTGATTCCCGGCCGGTCGCCCCCGGACGAGTCCGCCGTCGAACACCGCATCGACGGCTTCTTCGACTCCGTCGGTCGCGTCGCGAACGACCAGGGGACCATTGCCAGGGCGATGGGCTTCTCCGCGCTGGGCTGGCTGGCGCTGTCGACCTCGCTGTGGCTCTCGCTGTACTCGCTCGGCTACACGACCCCGTTCGCGGCGGCCATGTTCGTCGTCCCCGTCGGGTCCATCGCCGGTGCGACGCCGCTCCCCGGCGGACTGGGCGGACTGGAGGCCGCCTTCATCGCCCTGCTCGTCCCGACGGCGGGCGTCTCCGCCTCGGTGGCGACCGCCGCCGTGCTCATCCATCGCGGGGCGACCTACTGGCTCCCGACGCTGTTCGGCGGGGGCGCAGCCGCCGTCATCGGGGCCGACAGCCGCCGTCGGTAA